A window of Nicotiana sylvestris chromosome 8, ASM39365v2, whole genome shotgun sequence genomic DNA:
TAATCCCGAAATTAAACTTGAGATCAGTTTATTCTATATTTGGTTGGTGAAAAATTACAGTATAACTAATTCCGGGATAATTGGGGGTGGAATAACTAATCCCGGAATAATTAATTCCGGAATAATTTccttccaaccaaacgacccctaagggaCCAACaatattattttattgttttttcCTTAGAGATAACAGTATGGGAGGGGCAGTAATGTATATATTCAATGTTCATTTTCATCTTTAAAAATCTGCCTAATTTGTTTTTAGTCTTGATCCAAAATATCACATTCCTTTAGGAAATACCATTTTCTTTTAAGTGGCGTAAAAGCATTGAACTTCCCATCACATTGGTTCTgccatttttcattttccctcttAACTCAAAATAATGTCTCTCAAATTTCTCAAACCTCTGTTTGATTCTTTCCCATGGCATTTACAGGAACAAAATATTGAGCAAAATGGTGTATTTTTCTCCTATTTTCTTGGAATTATAGCTTTACTATGGTTTGTTTGGATTGTCATCAATAAGTCAAAGAAGGAACAACCCCCATTACCACCAGGGCCTAAAGCTTTGCCTTTAGTAGGTAATCTCCATTCTCTTGATCCTGAACTCCACACatattttgcttctctttccCAAATTTATGGCCCCATTTGTAGACTATGGCTTGGTAAAAAAGTTGGGATTATTATTACTTCTCCTGCTTTAGCTCGGGAGATTCTTAAGGATCAAGATACAATTTTTGCTAATAGAGATGTGCCTGCTGCTGGTAGAGAAGCTACATATGGTGGTAAAGACATAGTTTGGACTCCTTATGGACCAAAATGGCGTATGTTGAGAAAAGTTTGTGTTCGTGATATGCTTAGTGGTTCTATTTTAGATTCTGTTTATGAACTAAGAAGAAAAGAGCTTAGAAAGACAATTAATTACCTCTATAATCAGAAGTGTGTAGCAGTGAATATTGGTGAACAGATGTTTTTGACTGTGCTTAATGTGATTACAAGTATGTTATGGGGTGGTACAGTAAAGGGAGAGGAAAGATCTAGTCTTGGTGCAGAGTTTAGGCTTGTTGTGACTGAGATGACTGAGTTGTTAGGTACTCCGAATGTGTCCGATTTTTATCCGGGCTTGGCTAGGTTTGATTTGCAAGGTGTAACAAAGAAGATGAAGGTGTTGGCAAAGAGATTTGATAGGATATTTGAGACTATGATTGATCAAAGGCAGAAAATGGATAGAAATGGCGGGATCGGAAGTGGTGCTGGCCAAGAAAGCAAGGATTTTTTGCAAGTTTTGCTCAAGTTGAAAGATGAAGCAGATGCCAAAATGCCTCTTACCATGACTGAACTCAAAGCCTTACTCATGGTATGTTTTTGTCATTTGTGCATATTCTACTAGAGTATATAGGAAAAGTATGTCAGTTTCATTAGACCTGATTAGAGAAAACAGAAAAAAGTCTATTACTTTCATTAGATGTGATGTTGGTTGTTTCCTTCTAAATGTGATTTTACAAATGAACCAAAAAGAAATCTTGTACTGCATTATATTGAGTAGCCAAGATTGCATTTGTCTTCAACCGTTCTTACCTTATCTCTATGGATGAATAATTGGTACTGATTAAGAAAGATactctttcagttataataataaAAGGATCAAAATCAAATGAAAGAGAAAGTGGGATTGTAAATTTATAGAAGAATTATTGTGGCATATGAGAAACAAACTTAAGAAGAATCAAATTCACAAATTCATGTCCTGAACTGTTGGTTGCATACTTACATTTTTCTACTATAGGAATATTCACTTTCAATAGATGGGGTGCTGGTTTCCAAGTTTGCATTTGCTTTTAAACTGTCTATCCTTACCTATTATGGTTGAGAAATTGGATTGTACAGATGTTAGTCATAATAAGTGGATCAAATGCTAATAAAAGTGAAAGATGGTTTGTAAATTTATTGAAGAATTATTGTGGCATATAAGAAACAAATACAAGAAGAATCATTTATTCATGTCCAGAACTATTGGTTGCTACCTAGTTATTAGAGTACAGTAAGAAAAGAGTCGGAAATATTAGTATCAGACAACATATAAAGACTTAACTGTGTATTAAGACAGTGAACCTTGAACTGAATTCCAACATGTAGTTCTACGGAATGTTCCTTTTGTTGTACATGATAATAACTTTACAAATACCATGAACAGGATATGGTTGTTGGTGGAACTGAGACAACCTCCAACACGGTTGAGTTTGCCATGGCTGAAATTATGAACAAACCAGAGGTACTGAGGAAATTACAACAGGAACTAGAGACAGTTGTGGGCAAAGATAACATAGTGGAAGAGTCCCATATTCAGCATTTACCATATCTCTATGCAGTTATGAAAGAAGCCTTGCGCATGCATCCAGCTCTCCCACTGTTGGTGCCTCATTGTCCTAGTGAGACAGTCACTGTCGGAGGATATACTGTTCCTAAAGGAGCTCGTGTTTTCATAAATGTTTGGGCAATACAGAGAGATCCCTTCCTCTGGGAAAATCCAACTGAGTTCCTTCCGGAGAGATTTTTGGACAATAATTGGGACTATAGTGGAAATGATTTCAACTATTTTCCATTTGGTTCTGGCAGGAGAATTTGTGCGGGGATAGCCATGGCGGAGAGAATGTTCATGTATTCACTGGCCTCACTCATTCATTCTTTCGACTGGAAGTTGCCTGAAGGAGAGAAATTAGACCTTGAAGAGAAGTTTGGGATTGTTTTTAAGAAGAAAATACCTCTGGTTGCTATACCTACTCCAAGATTGTCCTATCCAACACTCTATGAGTAAGATAAAAGATGCATCTCTACGTTGGCAATGGTCTTATGAACAACTCAAAGTTCTAATGTTCCATGTGAAACTAGTTCCATGACTCCTTTAGTATTATATACTAAATTGAATTTGAGATATCAATATATGTATCATTTTATTTGGAGTACGTAAATGATTTCATACCGTTCCTTGTTTAGTTTGTGTTCATATAAAGAGTATATGGTTGGCATCTCCCTGATAGATATGTAAATATCCCTTGAACACATTGTGAGATATATTGAAAACAAATCTttatccaatttaacatcaaacACATACTATATTATACAATGCATATGTAGATTTTAATGCGCTAAACCAAATGTCCAATCACAAATACAAATATTATAATAATTATGTTGCTTCATAATGAATCCTTATATTAAGTCGTGTACAAGTTATCTTATCTAACCATGATCATAAACTCTGATATTTATGCAAACTCAAAATGTTGTGCACTCTTTTAAGAGGTTGATTAATATGCTGAATTAGTATTTGAATTAAAATGGAAAAAACTTACTGCTGTTAGTAGCTCTAAAAATAAGGGCAGATTGGATTTTTCCAAGGAGATGTGAGATAAACTCCAGATTAGAGTGATCTGCCCCTCAATCAACTGAAAATAAGCATGGCATGCTTCTTTAGAGAAACTGCATATTCAATGCATAGATgacaatttttttcttctttttgcccaaacaattaaaaaaaaaaaaaagaagaaggaaagaagtgGTCCCAATTTAGAAACAAGAAACAATTTGGGACCAATAGTACATTGTTGTTTTTTCCTTTGAAGTAACAGTATGAGTGTGGAGGTATCTATATTCATTTTCATCTTATGGGACTGTCAAACTTCTAATTTGTCTTGATCCAAAATATCTAAGTCTTCAGAATTCCATTTTCTTTAAGTGGAGTTAAAGCATTGAGCTTTCAATCACATTGGTTCTTCCATTTTTCTACACCACTGCTCTTTCTAATCTCATTTCCCTCTAAGGCTCAAATAATGTCTCTCAAGTTCTTCAAACCTCTATTTGATTCTTGGCCGTGGCATTTGGATGGAGCCAATATTGAGCAAAATGGTATCTTTTTGTCCAATATTCTTGGATTTGTAGCTTTACTATGGTTTGTTTGGATTTTCATCGATAAGTCAAAGAAGGGACAACCCCCATTGCCACCAGGGCCTAAAGCTTTGCCTTTAGTAGGTAATCTCCTCTCTCTTGATCCTGAACTCCACACCTATTTTGCATCTCTTTCCCAAGCGTATGGCCCTA
This region includes:
- the LOC104214867 gene encoding flavonoid 3'-monooxygenase CYP75B137-like codes for the protein MSLKFLKPLFDSFPWHLQEQNIEQNGVFFSYFLGIIALLWFVWIVINKSKKEQPPLPPGPKALPLVGNLHSLDPELHTYFASLSQIYGPICRLWLGKKVGIIITSPALAREILKDQDTIFANRDVPAAGREATYGGKDIVWTPYGPKWRMLRKVCVRDMLSGSILDSVYELRRKELRKTINYLYNQKCVAVNIGEQMFLTVLNVITSMLWGGTVKGEERSSLGAEFRLVVTEMTELLGTPNVSDFYPGLARFDLQGVTKKMKVLAKRFDRIFETMIDQRQKMDRNGGIGSGAGQESKDFLQVLLKLKDEADAKMPLTMTELKALLMDMVVGGTETTSNTVEFAMAEIMNKPEVLRKLQQELETVVGKDNIVEESHIQHLPYLYAVMKEALRMHPALPLLVPHCPSETVTVGGYTVPKGARVFINVWAIQRDPFLWENPTEFLPERFLDNNWDYSGNDFNYFPFGSGRRICAGIAMAERMFMYSLASLIHSFDWKLPEGEKLDLEEKFGIVFKKKIPLVAIPTPRLSYPTLYE